The following are from one region of the Cytobacillus firmus genome:
- a CDS encoding GDP-mannose 4,6-dehydratase, translating into MNILLTGGAGFIGRSVAKRLLADGNKVWILDDLSNGREENIEEFKVDLQDFIVGDIKNEGLLEDLFSKIKFDICYHLGASINVQDSIDDPRTTFNNDTLGTFYILEQCRKHNVKVVFMSTCMVYDRCMDEKGITEEHPIKPASPYAGSKIAAENMVLSYYHAYGLPTVVIRPFNTYGPYQKTGGEGGVVAIFIKKKLAGEILSIYGEGTQTRDLLYVDDCADFVVQSGYSDNVNGEIVNAGLGSDISVNDLALMIARDSSRIEHVEHIHPQSEIQKLLCNYDKAKELIGWEPRISLEEGIRRTEDWIKTSHLI; encoded by the coding sequence ATGAACATATTACTTACAGGCGGCGCGGGTTTTATTGGCCGTTCAGTTGCAAAAAGACTTCTTGCAGATGGAAATAAAGTGTGGATTTTAGATGATCTGTCAAATGGAAGAGAAGAAAATATTGAAGAATTCAAAGTGGATTTGCAGGATTTTATTGTAGGAGATATTAAAAATGAAGGATTGCTAGAAGACCTTTTTAGTAAAATAAAGTTTGATATTTGCTACCACTTAGGGGCTTCCATAAACGTACAAGATTCAATCGATGATCCAAGAACAACGTTCAATAACGACACACTAGGTACTTTTTATATTCTTGAACAATGCCGCAAGCACAATGTAAAAGTGGTATTTATGAGCACTTGTATGGTTTATGACCGTTGCATGGATGAGAAAGGAATTACAGAGGAACATCCTATTAAACCTGCTTCTCCTTATGCAGGATCAAAAATTGCTGCCGAGAATATGGTTTTATCTTATTATCATGCGTATGGTCTGCCAACTGTGGTCATTCGCCCTTTTAATACATATGGTCCTTATCAGAAAACTGGCGGTGAAGGCGGCGTCGTGGCTATCTTCATTAAGAAGAAGCTTGCTGGTGAGATCCTGAGTATTTATGGTGAGGGAACTCAAACAAGAGATCTTCTTTATGTGGATGATTGTGCAGACTTCGTCGTGCAATCAGGGTATTCTGACAACGTTAATGGTGAAATTGTCAATGCCGGATTAGGAAGCGACATTTCTGTAAATGATCTTGCTTTAATGATTGCAAGAGATTCATCACGTATTGAGCATGTTGAACATATTCATCCTCAGAGTGAAATTCAGAAACTTTTATGTAACTACGACAAGGCGAAAGAGCTTATCGGCTGGGAGCCAAGGATCAGTCTTGAAGAAGGAATAAGAAGAACTGAAGATTGGATTAAAACGAGTCACCTCATCTAG